ATCCACAGCGTTTTGCCTATATTCGTCATGGATTAGATTACCAAGATAATTTAATTAATCTAATAGGATCAAATGCGGATATTAATTTAAATAATCGTGATGCGGATATTCAAGGGGCAAAATATCAGCTTGTTGGGCGTCAAGGGCGGGGTGAGGCACAAGATATTAGCTTGCGTGAGCGTTATCGTACCTTAAAAAATGCCTCTTTTACTTCTTGTTTACCCAATGATAATGCTTGGATAATCTATGCCAGCGAAATGCGACAAGATTTACAAGATGAAGTGGCAGAAATGTGGCACGCTCGTTTTCATGTATTAGGCGTTCCTGTGTTTTACACGCCTTATTTCCAATTACCTATTGGTGATAGACGGCGTTCAGGTTTATTATTGCCAGATTTTGGTATCTCTAGCCGAGATGGCTATTTTTATGCCCAACCTATTTACTGGAATATTGCACCAAATTATGATGTTACCTTTACGCCAAAATATATGTCTCATCGTGGCTGGCAATTAAATGGTGAATTTCGTTATTTAACTTCATTAGGCGAAGGAAAATTTGCGGGCGAATATCTTGGTGATGATCGTTATGCTGATTATACGGGCGAAAACCGTTCACGTCATTTATTCCATTGGTCGCATAGTTCTGCTTTTTTACGGGATTGGCGATTAAATGTGAATTATACCCATGTGAGTGATAAACGTTATTTCAACGACTTTACCTCTGATTATGGTAGTAGTACAGACGGTTATGCGGATCAAACAGCGCGTATTAGCTATTATCAGCCTCAGTATAATTTCTCTCTTTCAGCCAAACAATTTCAAATTTTTGATGAAGTGGATATTGGACCTTATCGAGCCTTACCACAACTTGATTTTAATTATTACGCCAATAATATAGCTAAAAGTAGATTAGATTTTCGTTTATTTTCTCAAGCGGTGCGCTTTGATAATGACAGCAAATTAATGCCAAAGGCTTGGCGTTTTCATCTTGAACCAAGTTTAAATTTACCACTTGCGAATAATTACGGTAGTATTAATATTGAAACCAAAGTTTATGCTACCCATTACCAACAAACCAAAGGTAGTGCGGTAAATGCTGAGGAGGTTCAACGCCGAGTTAATCGCTTTATTCCGCAAATTAAAGTGGATTTGCAAACGGTATTAGCAAGCCAGCAAACCTTTATTGCTAATTATACACAAACTCTTGAACCCCATATTCAATATCTTTATCGCCCTTATCGTGATCAAAGTAATATTGGTTCAAGTTTAAATTCGGATTATCTCGGTTTTGGTTATGATTCAACCTTATTACAGCAAGATTATTTCTCCCTGTTCCGTGATCGCCGTTATAGTGGTTTAGACCGTATTGCTTCTGCTAATCAAGTCACTTTAGGGGGAACAACTCGTTTCTTTGATGAAAATGCTAACGAACGTTTTAATCTCTCCATTGGGCAAATTTATTATATTACTCCTTCTCGTATTGATAATAACCCTGACAATAGTACAGGCTCATCCTCTTCTTGGGCATTGGAAACCAACTGGAAGATCAATTCAAAATGGAGTTGGCGAGCCAGTTATCAATATGACACCAGTTTAAGCCAAACTTCATTGGCGAACAGCAGCTTACAATATAATCCCCAAGGTAATAATTTAGTGCAGTTAAATTATCGTTATGCTAGTGAGGCTTTTATCAACCAAAACCTCACACAAAGTGCTAACCGTTATAATCAAGATATTAATCAACTTGGCGTTACCTTGGGCTGGGAGGTTAATGATAATTGGGCGATAGTCGCACGTTATTATCATGACATAGCTCTTAACAAAGCGGTAGAACAGTATACGGGAGTGCAATATAACACCTGTTGTTGGAGTGCAGGCATAGGCTATCGTCGTTATGTTACCAGCAAAGATAATCAAGAATACCAAAATGATAAACAAGTATTCTATGATAACAGTGTCATTTTTAACGTAGAATTACGAGGTTTAGGGGGTAGCCATAATAGCGGTATTAGCCGAATGTTAGGTAAAGGTTTAATTCCTTATGCTGATCCTTTTGATTTGTAAAACAATATGTTAGCCTAAAGCCCTTTGTTAAGATTGACAAAGGGCTTTGTTATTTAGCGGACTATAACGCCCCTCGTCGGCTTTTAGCGTAAGTATCAAACGCAACAGCGAGAATAATGATAACCCCCATAA
Above is a window of Volucribacter amazonae DNA encoding:
- the lptD gene encoding LPS assembly protein LptD, which encodes MNKTCYKLISLSIITALYASPVLADLTQQCMLGVPQFRGEVVQGNVNDLPVYIEADQAQLNQPTMAKYTGDVQVQQGNRTLLAQSIEIKQTGNEQDPQRFAYIRHGLDYQDNLINLIGSNADINLNNRDADIQGAKYQLVGRQGRGEAQDISLRERYRTLKNASFTSCLPNDNAWIIYASEMRQDLQDEVAEMWHARFHVLGVPVFYTPYFQLPIGDRRRSGLLLPDFGISSRDGYFYAQPIYWNIAPNYDVTFTPKYMSHRGWQLNGEFRYLTSLGEGKFAGEYLGDDRYADYTGENRSRHLFHWSHSSAFLRDWRLNVNYTHVSDKRYFNDFTSDYGSSTDGYADQTARISYYQPQYNFSLSAKQFQIFDEVDIGPYRALPQLDFNYYANNIAKSRLDFRLFSQAVRFDNDSKLMPKAWRFHLEPSLNLPLANNYGSINIETKVYATHYQQTKGSAVNAEEVQRRVNRFIPQIKVDLQTVLASQQTFIANYTQTLEPHIQYLYRPYRDQSNIGSSLNSDYLGFGYDSTLLQQDYFSLFRDRRYSGLDRIASANQVTLGGTTRFFDENANERFNLSIGQIYYITPSRIDNNPDNSTGSSSSWALETNWKINSKWSWRASYQYDTSLSQTSLANSSLQYNPQGNNLVQLNYRYASEAFINQNLTQSANRYNQDINQLGVTLGWEVNDNWAIVARYYHDIALNKAVEQYTGVQYNTCCWSAGIGYRRYVTSKDNQEYQNDKQVFYDNSVIFNVELRGLGGSHNSGISRMLGKGLIPYADPFDL